A DNA window from Suncus etruscus isolate mSunEtr1 chromosome 8, mSunEtr1.pri.cur, whole genome shotgun sequence contains the following coding sequences:
- the RPUSD4 gene encoding pseudouridylate synthase RPUSD4, mitochondrial, with translation MAAPIWGVMDVWVRVAGKRWESLGALAAKSFCSAAAASTLLSAQKLAERLRSQKQEQKAKESVPANPVTRRVKELVRFTQQLQRVHPNVLAKALSRGIIHQDKNLVVINKPYGVPVHGGPGVQICISDVLPVLAKILRGHKAEPLHLCHRLDKETTGVMVLAWEKEMAHEVQELFRTRQVEKKYWAITVHTPVPPAGVVDIPIIEKEVHGQQQHHKMMLSPSFRMDGDRLVRQRSSRGAHPAVTQYQVLSSSISSALLELQPVTGIKHQLRVHLAFGLDCPILGDHKYSHWNRLAPQKLPAGTLKKLGLSQSKARHLPLHLHARQLLLPGLGAQGRELSLLCQPPRFFTRSLHRLGLEQPQQEQVGDGV, from the exons ATGGCGGCGCCCATATGGGGCGTGATGGACGTCTGGGTCCGGGTGGCTGGGAAGCGTTGGGAGAGTCTCGGCGCTCTCGCTGCCAAGTCGTTCTGTTCCGCCGCTGCTGCTTCTACTCTTCTCAGTGCCCAGAAATTGGCAGAGAGACTTCGAAGCCAGAAACAGGAGCAGAAGGCCAAAGAGTCG GTGCCGGCAAATCCCGTTACACGGAGAGTGAAAGAACTAGTGCGATTCACTCAGCAGCTGCAGCGTGTCCACCCCAATGTTCTCGCGAAGGCCCTGAGTCGAGGGATTATCCACCAGGACAAGAACCTTGTGGTCATCAATAAGCCCTATGGCGTTCCCGTGCACG GTGGCCCTGGAGTCCAAATCTGCATCTCTGATGTGCTGCCTGTTCTGGCAAAGATACTTCGTGGCCACAAGGCAGAACCTCTACATTTGTGCCATCGACTGGACAAAGAAACCACTGGTGTGATGGTGTTGGcctgggaaaaagaaatggcGCATGAAGTCCAAGAGCTGTTTAGAACACGGCAGGTAGAGAAGAAGTACTG GGCCATCACTGTGCACACCCCAGTACCCCCTGCAGGCGTCGTGGACATCCCCATCATTGAGAAGGAAGTGCACGGCCAGCAGCAGCACCATAAG ATGATGCTATCCCCCAGCTTCCGTATGGACGGCGACAGGTTGGTGCGACAGCGGAGCAGCCGGGGAGCTCACCCAGCCGTCACACAGTATCAGGTGCTGAGCAGTAGCATCTCCTCTGCCCTCTTAGAGCTGCAACCTGTCACTG gaatcaaacaccaGCTTCGTGTCCACCTGGCCTTCGGGCTGGATTGCCCCATCCTTGGCGATCACAAGTACTCACATTGGAATCGCCTAGCGCCCCAG AAGCTACCAGCCGGCACCTTGAAGAAGCTGGGCCTGTCACAGTCCAAGGCTCGCCACCTGCCCCTGCACCTGCATGCCCGCCAGCTCCTCCTGCCCGGCCTGGGTGCTCAGGGCCGCGAACTCAGCCTGTTGTGCCAGCCCCCACGCTTCTTCACCCGATCCCTGCACCGCCTGGGCTTGGAGCAACCACAGCAGGAGCAGGTGGGGGACGGTGTTTAG